A part of Crassostrea angulata isolate pt1a10 chromosome 5, ASM2561291v2, whole genome shotgun sequence genomic DNA contains:
- the LOC128184370 gene encoding uncharacterized protein LOC128184370, whose amino-acid sequence MDSPADRISLLLDSLKSDLKAMRTQDVKLMKQLIGINESIRNLTKSRQQRPSTGARVVSTSDFAAMATPLVRQQSAPSYNKLHRNDSMGSIGSSEEFGSSVEDINEETIEELEDYINCSSSSLTPIPSIPKSRSLAVMTPLPDEEEEADDSKYEGILMTNIKLWKFSQLKSSLKT is encoded by the exons ATGGATTCGCCCGCTGATCGAATTTCTCTGTTGTTGGATTCCTTAAAATCAGATTTG AAAGCAATGAGAACACAAGATGTTAAACTAATGAAACAATTGATCGGAATTAACGAATCTATCCGGAATCTGACAAAGTCCCGACAACAGCGGCCCAGTACGGGGGCCAGAGTCGTGTCCACATCGGACTTCGCTGCCATGGCGACTCCCCTGGTCAGACAGCAGAGCGCCCCGTCCTATAACAAGCTCCACCGGAACGACAGCATGGGGTCCATTGGGTCCTCAGAAG aatttgGAAGTTCGGTGGAAGACATCAACGAAGAGACAATTGAGGAACTTGAGGACTACATAAATTGTTCATCCTCATCTCTCACACCGATACCTTCAATCCCAAAGTCCCGCTCTCTCGCAGTGATGACGCCACTTCCAGACGAAGAAGAAGAAGCAGACGACAGTAAATATGAAGGGATTTTGATGACGAACATTAAACTCTGGAAATTTTCACAACTGAAATCTAGTTTGAAGACGTGA